A window of the Brassica napus cultivar Da-Ae chromosome A2, Da-Ae, whole genome shotgun sequence genome harbors these coding sequences:
- the LOC106387637 gene encoding formin-like protein 13 isoform X1, with protein MALFRKLFYRKPPDGLLEICDRVFVFDCCFSDDSWEEDNYKTYMSGVVNQLQEHFPEASSLVFNFREVGTRSVMADVLSEHGLTIMDYPRHYEGCSLLPVEVMHHFLRSSESWLSLGPNNLLLMHCERGAWPVLAFMLAALLIYRKQYSGEYKTLDMICKQAPRELMHLFSPLNPIPSQLRYLQYVSRRNVVSEWPPLDRALTMDCVILRCVPDVSGQGGCRPIFRVYGQDPFFVDDKKPKLLYSTPKKGKHLRIYKQAECELVKIDINCHVQGDIVIECLSLNDDMEREVMMFRAVFNTAFIRSNILMLNRDEVDTLWDIKEQFPKGFRVELLFSDMDAASSVDSMSFSCLEEKDGLPIEVFSKVHDFFNQVDWDDQTDATRNILQHLAIANAAQDRPDGNSSPRPQGLSPKSIHDIVKQAAIENNAKLKLSSMSEVETVDTPEKRASGPVKKLIAEDMHSVLQISSQANTTSHESPSLKLVHHSATVKPFVDGSDFSENPEEKILRAPGENRSILSPPHPERTSLAPTGALPQPPPFPIVASQPSEKCQHSIVQPAETLSQRNAWVSLAGSTFHQTTPNAEHPMTLPSTSLPLSPASDVNTQESSKITKSSSVMPSPTLSATPAKESQTETSGSFCPPASPPVGAPNDVAPVSKSDKTPVISRPPPPPPPPMQHSDQNTVARVSSPIPPPALATAASPRPRPPPPPAPPTPPPLPTSSAPPPPPPPTPPRLPTSSAPPPPPPPNAPPPPPIGQMKAPSAPPPPPPLGQMRPPSAPPPPPPPKLGTKSSPSTGSRVPPTPALPAGPLSSGKRRMLPVNSKNNTAKKLKPYHWLKLTRAVNGSLWAETQMSSEASKAPEIDITELESLFSASAPEEAGKSKLNSCRGPKPEKVQLIEHRRAYNCEIMLSKVKVPLQDLMYSVLNLEESALDADQVENLIKFCPTREEMELLKGYNGDKDKLGKCELFFLEMMKVPRVETKLRVFSFKIQFRSQISELRNSLNVVNSAAEQVKNSEKFKRIMQTVLSLGNALNQGTARGAAVGFKLDSLPKLSETRARNNRMTLMHYLCKILAEKMPEVLDFAKDFSSLEPATKIQLKFLAEEMQAINKGLEKIVQELSLSESDGPISHNFNKILKEFLHYAEAEVRSLASLYSGVGRNVDGLIFYFGEDPTKCPFEQGVSTLLNFVRLFNRAHEENVKQVEAEAKKKAEEEKLKIGRLDKESSKPLSLEKEKAKISGLDKESSNPLSLEEQVKKERRKIIGGTS; from the exons ATGGCCTTGTTCCGCAAATTGTTCTACCGCAAACCTCCAGACGGTTTGCTCGAGATATGCGACAGAGTTTTCG tgTTCGACTGCTGCTTCTCCGACGACTCTTGGGAAGAAGACAACTACAAAACTTACATGTCCGGAGTAGTCAATCAGCTACAGGAGCATTTCCCCGAGGCATCCTCTCTTGTGTTTAACTTCCGTGAAGTGGGTACTCGGAGTGTGATGGCTGACGTCTTATCAGAACACGGCTTGACCATTATGGACTATCCTCGCCACTACGAAGGCTGCTCGTTGCTGCCTGTGGAAGTCATGCACCATTTTCTTAGGTCCAGTGAAAGCTGGCTCTCGCTTGGTCCAAATAACTTGTTGTTAATGCATTGCGAGCGAGGGGCTTGGCCGGTTCTAGCTTTCATGCTAGCTGCACTTCTTATTTACCGGAAGCAGTACAGTGGTGAGTACAAGACCTTGGACATGATCTGCAAGCAGGCTCCGCGCGAGCTTATGCATTTGTTCTCGCCGTTGAACCCGATTCCTTCTCAGCTTCGGTATTTACAGTATGTGTCGAGAAGGAATGTGGTCTCTGAATGGCCTCCATTGGATAGGGCTCTTACCATGGATTGTGTTATTTTGAGATGTGTTCCTGATGTTAGTGGGCAAGGAGGGTGTCGCCCAATCTTTAGAGTATATGGTCAGGATCCTTTTTTTGTTGATGATAAAAAGCCCAAGCTTCTGTACTCAACTCCAAAGAAAGGGAAACACCTTAGGATCTACAAGCAG GCAGAATGTGAACTAGTCAAGATTGACATCAACTGTCATGTGCAAGGTGATATAGTGATTGAATGCCTCAGTTTGAACGATGACATGGAGAGAGAGGTAATGATGTTTCGAGCGGTTTTCAACACAGCTTTTATCagatcaaatattttgatgctcAACCGTGATGAGGTTGACACATTATGGGATATAAAAGAACAGTTTCCAAAGGGGTTCAGAGTTGAG CTTCTCTTCTCGGATATGGATGCTGCCTCGTCTGTTGATTCGATGAGCTTTTCATGTTTGGAAGAGAAAGATGGTCTTCCAATAGAAGTTTTTTCCAAAGTTCATGATTTCTTCAATCAAGTTGACTGGGATGATCAGACGGATGCCACTCGTAATATACTTCAGCATTTAGCTATTGCAAATGCTGCCCAGGATAGACCAGATGGGAATTCAAGTCCAAGACCACAAGGGCTTAGCCCCAAAAGTATCCATGATATAGTGAAACAGGCAGCAATTGAGAATAATGCAAAACTAAAATTGTCTTCAATGTCCGAGGTTGAAACGGTCGACACGCCTGAAAAGCGAGCTTCCGGTCCAGTCAAGAAGCTTATAGCAGAAGATATGCATTCTGTCCTTCAGATAAGTAGCCAGGCAAACACCACCAGTCATGAGTCCCCTTCTCTCAAGCTTGTGCATCATTCTGCAACAGTTAAACCTTTTGTGGACGGTTCTGACTTTTCTGAAAATCCTGAGGAGAAAATCCTGAGGGCTCCTGGGGAAAACAGGAGCATACTGTCACCACCTCACCCTGAAAGAACGTCGTTGGCTCCAACAGGAGCACTTCCCCAACCTCCTCCATTTCCAATTGTTGCTTCTCAACCTTCAGAGAAATGTCAGCATTCTATTGTCCAACCGGCAGAGACACTTTCACAGAGAAATGCATGGGTGTCATTAGCTGGCTCTACATTTCATCAAACAACTCCAAACGCAGAGCATCCTATGACACTGCCTTCAACATCTCTTCCCCTTTCTCCTGCGTCCGATGTTAATACTCAGGAGTCTTCTAAAATAACGAAATCATCTTCAGTTATGCCATCTCCTACATTATCAGCTACTCCAGCCAAAGAATCCCAAACTGAGACATCAGGTTCTTTCTGTCCTCCTGCTTCACCTCCGGTAGGAGCTCCCAATGATGTGGCTCCAGTGTCTAAATCAGACAAAACACCTGTGATATCTCGACCACCACCTCCTCCCCCTCCTCCGATGCAGCATTCAGACCAGAACACAGTCGCTAGAGTTTCCTCTCCTATACCACCCCCAGCGCTAGCTACAGCTGCCTCCCCTCGCCCTCGCCCTCCCCCTCCCCCAGCTCCTCCAACACCTCCACCGCTTCCTACCTCTTCTGCTCCTCCTCCCCCACCTCCTCCAACACCTCCACGGCTTCCTACCTCTTCTGCCCCTCCTCCCCCTCCCCCTCCAAACgcaccacctccaccaccaaTAGGTCAGATGAAGGCACCGTCAgcaccacctccaccaccaccgttGGGTCAGATGAGGCCACCATCagcaccacctcctcctcctcctccaaagTTAGGAACAAAGTCATCCCCATCTACTGGTTCTAGAGTGCCTCCAACACCTGCCTTACCAGCTGGACCTCTTTCATCAGGAAAACGGAGAATGTTACCCGTAAATTCAAAGAATAACACGGCCAAAAAGCTGAAGCCATACCACTGGTTGAAACTGACGAGAGCTGTCAATGGGAGCTTATGGGCTGAAACGCAAATGTCTAGCGAAGCTTCTAA GGCTCCTGAGATTGATATAACAGAGCTTGAAAGTCTTTTCTCCGCATCAGCTCCAGAAGAGGCAGGAAAGTCAAAACTAAATAGCTGTCGTGGACCTAAACCTGAGAAAGTCCAACTG ATTGAACACAGGCGAGCATACAACTGTGAGATTATGCTTTCAAAAGTGAAAGTACCTCTACAGGATTTGATG TACTCAGTGCTTAACCTGGAGGAATCTGCTCTTGATGCTGACCAGGTTGAGAACCTAATTAAGTTTTGTCCAACAAGAGAAGAAATGGAATTACTAAAG GGTTACAATGGTGACAAGGACAAGCTTGGAAAGTGCGAACTG TTCTTCTTAGAGATGATGAAAGTCCCACGAGTGGAAACAAAGCTAAGGGTGTTCTCTTTCAAAATTCAGTTTCGTTCTCAG ATTTCTGAACTCAGGAATAGTCTAAATGTTGTCAACTCCGCAGCAGAGCAG GTTAAGAAttcagaaaaattcaaaagaataaTGCAGACAGTTTTGTCCCTCGGAAACGCACTAAACCAAGGGACTGCTAGGG GTGCTGCGGTTGGGTTTAAACTGGATAGTCTGCCAAAACTCAGTGAAACACGGGCGCGTAATAACCGTATGACTCTGATGCATTATCTATGCAAG ATTCTTGCTGAGAAAATGCCAGAAGTCTTAGATTTCGCAAAAGATTTTTCCTCACTGGAGCCTGCAACAAAG ATTCAACTGAAGTTTTTGGCTGAGGAGATGCAAGCTATAAACAAGGGACTAGAGAAAATCGTACAGGAACTCTCCTTGTCCGAAAGTGATGGCCCAATTTCACACAACTTTAACAAG ATATTGAAGGAGTTCCTTCATTATGCGGAAGCAGAAGTAAGGTCCTTGGCTTCACTCTATTCGGGAGTG GGAAGAAACGTTGATGGCTTAATTTTCTACTTTGGTGAAGACCCTACTAAGTGCCCTTTTGAACAAG GGGTGTCGACTCTTCTAAACTTTGTAAGACTGTTCAATCGTGCTCATGAAGAAAACGTAAAACAAGTTGAAGCTGAAGCTAAGAAGAAGGCTGAGGAGGAGAAATTAAAAATAGGTCGGTTAGATAAAGAAAGCAGCAAGCCCTTATCCTTGGAGAAGGAGAAAGCAAAAATAAGTGGACTAGATAAAGAAAGCAGCAACCCCTTGTCGTTGGAGGAACAAGTTAAGaaggagagaagaaagataATTGGAGGAACAAGTTAA